One Spinacia oleracea cultivar Varoflay chromosome 4, BTI_SOV_V1, whole genome shotgun sequence DNA segment encodes these proteins:
- the LOC110803989 gene encoding uncharacterized mitochondrial protein AtMg00810-like: MVAKLDGEFQKQGFVQSKTDYSLFIKKDALHITLAAVYVGGILLTGNHLPTITALKKHLDTTFSIKDLGIMNYFLGIEVGYLPDGIVLTLKKFTKSLLANCGFDISKPTVTPLPINTKLLTDEGFPYDCPEHYRTLVGKLNFLTHTRPDLCYAVQLLSQFMHLPRMPHVAALHHVLRYVAHTEGQGILMRASDSLSLQAFLKVIMIGMHAPIREDPLQSKKQNTIPRSSSEAECRDMAGAASKVTWHTNALLVLHTLERYPSNIIDELSAHNA; encoded by the exons ATGGTTGCCAAATTAGATGGGGAGTTCCAGAAGCAAGGATTTGTACAATCAAAAACTGACTATTCTTTGTTCATAAAGAAGGATGCCTTACATATCACCCTAGCAGCTGTGTATGTGGGTGGCATTCTCCTTACTGGCAATCACCTACCCACAATTACAGCTTTGAAGAAACACTTGGACACTACTTTCAGCATCAAAGATCTAGGGATCATGAATTACTTTCTAGGGATTGAAGTTGGTTATCTGCCTGATGGGATTGTCCTTACTCTGAAAAAGTTCACCAAATCTTTGTTGGCTAATTGTGGTTTTGACATCAGCAAACCTACAGTCACACCTCTACCCATCAACACCAAACTTCTTACAGATGAAGGTTTTCCCTATGACTGTCCAGAACATTACAGAACACTAGTTGGCAAACTCAACTTTCTCACTCACACCAGGCCTGATCTATGCTATGCAGTTCAATTACTTAGTCAGTTCATGCATCTTCCAAGGATGCCTCATGTTGCAGCACTCCATCACGTTCTTAGGTATGTTGCTCACACAGAAGGCCAGGGTATTTTGATGAGAGCTTCTGATTCTCTTTCCCTACAAGCCTTTCTGAAAGTGATCATGATTGGGATGCATGCCCCAATTCGAGAAGATCCATTACAG TCTAAGAAGCAGAATACTATTCCTAGAAGTTCGTCAGAAGCTGAGTGCAGGGATATGGCAGGTGCAGCATCAAAGGTTACATG GCACACCAATGCACTGCTGGTGCTTCACACACTGGAAAGATACCCTTCTAACATAATTGATGAGCTGTCAGCTCACAATGCATGA